Proteins encoded together in one Paramagnetospirillum magnetotacticum MS-1 window:
- a CDS encoding feruloyl-CoA synthase: protein MNSVAWAPINFAPARVEVEKLEDGAFIIRSPDSLKPYSRCLGDLLVHWAERIPNQTFLAQRAADGWRKVSWGETLKKVEAIAQSLLDRGLNKNRPVMILSDNSIDHALLALAAMHVGVPVAPISPAYSLISQDHSKLRYIADLLKPGLVYAADGARFADALVIPELARVEVVTSVNPIACGVTFDTLLAATPGPEVENAFANVRPTTVAKILFTSGSTDMPKGVINTQKMLCSNQQAIRQAWPFLLESHPVLVDWLPWNHTFGGNHNFNMMLRHGGTLYIDEGKPMPGLVEKTAANLKEVSPTLYFNVPRGFDMLIPMLEKDDELRNSFFKNLKIIFYAGAALPQNLWEKMEQLSIRTLGHKVRMVSSWGSTETSPMITTVHFDIPRAGIIGLPAAGCEIKMIPNGGKLEMRIKGPNITPGYFKRTDLTAKAFDEDGWYMIGDAGKLADPDDPSKGIVFDGRVAEDFKLTSGTWVHVGALRLSAIDAAAPVLQDAVITGHDRESVGLLGFASLPGCLRLCPDAAPDTPLKDLMKRPEVREKVLAAMKALAAEGKGTSHRITRALLMDAPPSIDANEITDKGYINQRAVLTNRAHLVEKLYAPGDDPDVIRMG, encoded by the coding sequence ATGAATTCGGTTGCCTGGGCACCCATCAATTTCGCACCCGCGCGGGTGGAAGTGGAAAAGCTGGAAGACGGCGCATTCATCATCCGCTCGCCTGACAGCCTGAAGCCCTATTCGCGCTGCCTTGGCGACCTGCTGGTCCATTGGGCCGAGCGCATCCCCAACCAGACCTTCCTGGCCCAAAGGGCTGCCGATGGCTGGCGCAAGGTCAGCTGGGGCGAGACCCTGAAGAAGGTCGAAGCCATCGCCCAATCCCTGCTGGACCGGGGCCTCAACAAGAACCGGCCGGTGATGATCCTGTCGGACAACAGCATCGACCACGCTCTTCTGGCGCTGGCCGCCATGCATGTGGGCGTGCCGGTGGCGCCCATCTCGCCCGCCTATTCGCTGATCTCCCAGGACCACTCCAAGCTGCGCTACATCGCCGATTTGCTGAAGCCCGGCCTGGTCTATGCCGCGGACGGCGCCCGCTTCGCCGATGCCCTGGTGATCCCCGAACTGGCCCGCGTCGAGGTGGTGACCAGCGTCAATCCCATCGCCTGCGGCGTAACCTTCGACACGCTGCTGGCCGCCACGCCCGGCCCGGAGGTCGAGAACGCCTTCGCCAATGTGCGGCCCACCACCGTGGCCAAGATCCTGTTCACCTCGGGCTCCACCGACATGCCCAAGGGCGTGATCAATACCCAGAAAATGCTGTGCTCCAATCAGCAGGCCATCCGTCAGGCCTGGCCCTTCCTGCTGGAAAGCCATCCGGTGCTGGTGGACTGGCTGCCTTGGAATCACACCTTCGGCGGCAATCATAACTTCAACATGATGCTGCGCCACGGCGGCACGCTCTATATCGACGAGGGCAAGCCCATGCCCGGTCTGGTGGAGAAGACGGCGGCCAATCTCAAGGAGGTTTCGCCGACGCTGTATTTTAACGTGCCGCGCGGCTTCGACATGCTGATCCCCATGCTGGAGAAGGATGACGAACTCAGGAACAGCTTCTTCAAGAACCTGAAGATCATCTTCTATGCCGGTGCGGCGCTACCCCAGAATCTTTGGGAAAAGATGGAGCAGCTCTCCATCCGCACGCTGGGGCACAAGGTGCGCATGGTGTCGTCCTGGGGGTCCACAGAGACCTCGCCCATGATCACCACCGTTCATTTCGACATTCCCAGGGCCGGTATCATCGGCCTGCCCGCCGCTGGCTGCGAGATCAAGATGATCCCCAATGGCGGCAAGCTGGAGATGCGTATCAAGGGCCCCAACATCACGCCGGGCTATTTCAAGCGCACCGACCTGACCGCCAAGGCCTTCGACGAGGACGGCTGGTACATGATCGGCGATGCCGGCAAGCTGGCCGATCCCGATGATCCGTCCAAGGGCATCGTCTTTGACGGCCGGGTGGCCGAGGATTTCAAGCTGACCTCGGGCACCTGGGTGCATGTGGGAGCGCTGCGCCTGTCGGCCATCGACGCCGCCGCGCCGGTTCTTCAGGACGCGGTAATCACCGGTCACGACCGTGAATCGGTGGGACTTCTGGGTTTCGCCAGTCTGCCCGGATGTTTGCGCCTGTGCCCCGACGCGGCCCCCGACACGCCACTCAAGGATTTGATGAAGCGCCCGGAAGTCCGCGAAAAGGTGCTGGCCGCCATGAAGGCCCTGGCCGCCGAGGGCAAGGGAACCTCGCACCGCATCACCCGCGCCTTGCTGATGGATGCCCCGCCCTCCATCGACGCCAACGAGATCACCGACAAGGGCTATATCAACCAGCGGGCCGTGTTGACCAATCGCGCCCATCTGGTGGAAAAGCTCTACGCCCCGGGGGACGACCCCGATGTGATCCGGATGGGGTAG
- a CDS encoding ABC transporter ATP-binding protein, producing the protein MLEVRDLDLHYGDAQALDGVSLDVAEGEVVAIIGANGAGKTSLIRAIAGMKRPSRGTISFEGQNITGRASSIICDLGVAQVAEGRQIFPSMSVRENLDMGAVLPRAKAKRKETLERCYEMFPKLKVRSDQAAGTLSGGEQQMLAIGRCLMGQPRLMMFDEPSLGLAPAVVSEMFKIIKTLHAEGMTVILVEQNVSASLKLADRGYVLENGRVVLSGTGSGLLNDDGVRQAYLGL; encoded by the coding sequence ATGCTGGAAGTCCGTGATCTCGACCTCCATTACGGCGACGCCCAGGCCCTGGACGGCGTGTCCCTCGACGTGGCCGAGGGCGAGGTGGTGGCCATCATCGGCGCCAATGGCGCGGGCAAGACCTCGCTGATCCGCGCCATCGCTGGCATGAAGAGACCGTCGCGCGGCACCATCTCCTTCGAGGGCCAGAACATCACCGGCCGGGCCAGTTCCATCATCTGCGATCTGGGCGTGGCCCAGGTGGCCGAAGGCCGCCAGATCTTCCCCAGTATGAGCGTGCGCGAAAACCTGGACATGGGCGCCGTTCTGCCGCGCGCCAAGGCCAAGCGCAAGGAGACGCTGGAACGCTGCTACGAGATGTTCCCAAAGCTCAAGGTGCGCTCGGATCAGGCCGCCGGAACGCTGTCGGGCGGCGAACAGCAGATGCTGGCCATCGGCCGCTGCCTGATGGGCCAACCCCGCCTGATGATGTTCGACGAACCCTCGCTGGGCCTGGCGCCCGCCGTGGTCAGCGAGATGTTCAAGATCATCAAGACCCTGCACGCCGAGGGCATGACGGTCATCCTGGTGGAACAGAACGTATCAGCCTCGCTGAAGCTGGCCGACCGAGGCTATGTGCTGGAAAACGGCCGCGTGGTGCTTTCGGGCACCGGCAGCGGCCTTTTGAACGATGACGGAGTCCGTCAGGCCTATCTCGGCCTGTAG
- a CDS encoding ABC transporter ATP-binding protein → MNTAATPMLSVENLGKSFRGLRAVNQVEFTVPRGDIVALIGPNGAGKTTTFNLIAGALPPSDGKVVLDGHDITGLGQAAICRAGVGRTFQIVKPFAGLSVEENVMVGALRHDNGDVEKARAASRAILDLLELGDRAKDPAQTLTLPDRKRLEVAKALATRPKLLLLDEVMAGLRPVECDRMVAILTGLNKETGLTILLIEHVMRAVMALSDHVVVLHHGEKIAEGTPAEVTSHPKVLECYLGEDHE, encoded by the coding sequence ATGAATACCGCCGCCACTCCCATGCTCAGTGTCGAGAATTTGGGCAAGAGCTTCCGCGGTCTGCGGGCCGTCAATCAGGTCGAGTTCACCGTGCCCCGTGGCGACATCGTCGCCCTGATCGGCCCCAACGGCGCGGGCAAGACCACCACCTTCAACCTGATCGCGGGCGCCCTTCCGCCCAGCGACGGCAAGGTGGTGCTGGATGGCCACGACATCACCGGGCTGGGCCAGGCGGCCATCTGCCGCGCCGGAGTGGGCCGCACCTTCCAGATCGTCAAGCCCTTCGCTGGCCTCTCCGTGGAAGAGAACGTCATGGTGGGCGCGCTGCGCCACGACAATGGCGATGTGGAAAAGGCTCGCGCCGCGTCGCGCGCCATCCTCGATCTGCTCGAACTTGGTGATCGGGCCAAGGACCCGGCCCAGACCCTGACCCTGCCCGACCGCAAGCGCCTGGAAGTGGCCAAGGCCCTTGCCACACGGCCCAAGCTCTTGCTGCTCGACGAAGTGATGGCGGGTTTGCGTCCGGTGGAATGCGACCGCATGGTGGCCATCCTCACCGGCCTCAACAAGGAAACCGGGCTGACCATTCTGCTCATCGAACATGTCATGCGCGCCGTCATGGCGCTGTCCGACCATGTGGTGGTGCTCCATCACGGCGAGAAAATCGCCGAGGGAACTCCGGCCGAAGTCACCAGCCATCCCAAGGTGCTGGAATGCTATCTGGGAGAGGATCACGAATGA
- a CDS encoding branched-chain amino acid ABC transporter permease has translation MSALFQDRRAVLLLGLLAILALAPLTAGDYVLSILITVLLQAYLGMSWNVMMGFAGQFSLGHALYVGLGAYAGGALFVHYGTPPWIGAFAGMAVSAAVGAVIGTLGFRFKVMGVYFALLTIAFAEFTRVLFDHWGWVGASSGLFLPPAPNNSPNNLWLLRGSTTMFYYVILGMTAAAFWFCRTLLMRRIGYYWQAIREDQDAADALGIDVFKNKMIAVLISAAMTSLGGMFLAFFNNNLYPESIFSMHRSIELMLGTIIGGIGTLFGPILGAVVLTALGEGLTILGAHIGIDGVKQIAYGICLMLILVLKPGGLWPWLRKALRLEGDGR, from the coding sequence ATGAGCGCCCTTTTCCAAGACCGCCGCGCGGTCCTGCTCCTCGGGCTGCTGGCCATTCTCGCCCTGGCGCCGCTCACGGCGGGCGATTACGTGCTGTCGATCCTGATCACCGTCCTGCTCCAGGCCTATCTGGGCATGAGCTGGAACGTGATGATGGGTTTCGCCGGGCAGTTCTCCCTGGGCCACGCCCTTTATGTGGGCCTGGGGGCCTATGCCGGGGGAGCGCTGTTCGTCCATTACGGCACGCCGCCCTGGATCGGCGCCTTCGCCGGAATGGCGGTCTCGGCCGCTGTGGGCGCGGTGATCGGTACGCTGGGCTTCCGCTTCAAGGTGATGGGCGTCTATTTCGCCCTGCTGACCATAGCCTTCGCCGAGTTCACCCGTGTTCTGTTCGACCATTGGGGCTGGGTGGGAGCTTCCTCGGGCCTGTTCCTGCCGCCCGCCCCCAACAACAGCCCGAACAATCTGTGGCTGCTGCGCGGCTCGACCACCATGTTCTACTACGTGATCTTAGGGATGACGGCGGCGGCCTTCTGGTTCTGCCGGACGCTGCTGATGCGCCGCATCGGCTATTACTGGCAGGCCATCCGCGAGGATCAGGACGCCGCCGACGCGTTGGGCATCGATGTCTTCAAGAACAAGATGATCGCCGTGCTGATCTCGGCGGCCATGACCAGCCTGGGCGGCATGTTCCTGGCCTTCTTCAACAACAATCTCTATCCCGAGAGCATCTTCTCCATGCATCGCTCCATCGAGCTGATGTTGGGGACCATCATCGGCGGCATCGGCACCCTGTTCGGGCCGATCCTGGGCGCCGTGGTGCTGACCGCTCTGGGCGAGGGCCTGACCATCCTGGGCGCCCATATCGGTATCGACGGCGTCAAGCAGATCGCCTACGGCATTTGTCTGATGCTGATCCTGGTCTTGAAGCCGGGCGGGCTGTGGCCGTGGCTGCGCAAGGCTCTGCGCCTGGAGGGAGACGGACGATGA
- a CDS encoding branched-chain amino acid ABC transporter permease, whose product MDATFFMNVISAGLLTGLVYGLMALGLSVIFGVMRVVNFAHGDMMVVAMYAAFLLYTKMGIEPVPALPLVAGLLFVVGYLLQRFLINHFLGVTEHIQFLLLLSVAMIITNIVLMVFGPDARNIQLDASFESYSLGPLVLDKVRVTAAFTAGGVAALLWAFFKYTTTGTAIRACADNPVGARVVGLNVEKLYAITFGIGTACVGAAGCLLLLLVDVHPHLSSDYTLLGFIIVILGGLGSLGGALLGGILVGLSEALSGVLIAPSLKSMFSFGLLILVLLLRPQGILGKKP is encoded by the coding sequence ATGGACGCCACTTTCTTCATGAACGTGATCAGCGCCGGTCTGTTGACCGGTCTGGTCTACGGCCTGATGGCCCTGGGGCTGTCGGTAATTTTCGGCGTTATGCGCGTGGTCAATTTTGCCCATGGCGACATGATGGTGGTGGCCATGTATGCCGCCTTCCTGCTTTACACCAAGATGGGAATCGAACCGGTGCCAGCCCTGCCGCTGGTGGCCGGTTTGCTGTTCGTGGTCGGCTATCTGCTGCAGCGCTTTTTGATCAACCACTTCCTGGGCGTCACCGAGCATATCCAGTTCCTGCTGCTGCTCTCGGTGGCCATGATCATCACCAATATCGTCCTCATGGTGTTCGGCCCCGATGCCCGCAACATCCAGCTTGACGCCAGCTTCGAGAGCTACTCGCTGGGGCCGCTGGTGCTGGACAAGGTGCGTGTCACCGCCGCCTTCACCGCGGGCGGCGTGGCCGCCCTGCTTTGGGCCTTCTTTAAGTACACCACCACGGGAACCGCCATCCGCGCCTGTGCCGACAATCCGGTGGGCGCCCGCGTGGTGGGCCTTAACGTTGAGAAGCTTTACGCCATCACGTTTGGCATCGGCACCGCTTGCGTCGGCGCCGCCGGTTGCCTGCTTCTGCTGCTGGTGGACGTGCATCCCCATCTATCATCCGACTACACCTTGCTGGGCTTTATCATTGTCATCCTGGGAGGCCTGGGCAGCCTGGGCGGCGCCCTGCTGGGCGGCATTCTGGTGGGCCTGTCCGAGGCCCTGTCGGGCGTGCTGATCGCGCCCTCCTTGAAAAGCATGTTCAGCTTCGGCCTTTTGATCCTGGTCCTCTTGCTGCGTCCGCAAGGCATCCTGGGGAAGAAGCCATGA
- a CDS encoding ABC transporter substrate-binding protein — MSDNTTSLSASRTITRRQFTTAAAAGALVTSTGLPLRSARAATPLKLGVLLPRSGHLALIGQACQRGAEIGLPMLKDMGYSVELMNADTESNPDVGRTQAEKLIREGANMLMGCFDSATTLAVAGVAEAKGVPFVVNIASEPKLTEQGFKYVFRNFPSAGMLGKGGLLLYKDIFAATGVTPKTAVLLHINDSFGMAMLGGINALMPKLDMPFTIVETIAYDPKARDLSIEVSKAKAAKADFIMTVTRLNDAILLVREMVKQQVETMGIISPGAPGMYDKQFFKALGKYAEYCTTNVPWFDPKQEMAKSLEKTFEKAFPEESCDLNVGFTFEAVLIAADAHKRAGSNDPQALTEALRTTNLSQRVMLGGAIKFEANGQNMNLISAAVQNLGGKPTVTLPAASAEAKPIFPMPPFKGRG, encoded by the coding sequence ATGTCTGACAACACCACGAGTCTGTCCGCGTCACGGACCATTACCCGCCGCCAGTTCACCACGGCCGCGGCGGCCGGTGCCTTGGTCACCAGCACCGGATTGCCGCTGCGCTCTGCCAGGGCCGCCACGCCGCTGAAGTTGGGCGTTCTGCTGCCCCGCTCCGGCCACCTTGCCCTGATCGGCCAGGCCTGCCAGCGCGGCGCCGAGATCGGCCTGCCCATGCTGAAGGACATGGGTTATTCGGTCGAATTGATGAATGCCGACACCGAGTCCAACCCGGATGTGGGGCGCACCCAGGCGGAAAAGCTGATCCGCGAAGGCGCCAACATGCTGATGGGCTGTTTCGATTCCGCCACCACCCTGGCGGTGGCTGGCGTGGCCGAGGCCAAGGGCGTGCCTTTCGTGGTCAACATCGCCTCCGAGCCCAAGCTGACCGAGCAGGGTTTCAAGTATGTATTCCGCAATTTTCCCTCGGCCGGCATGCTGGGCAAGGGCGGACTGCTGCTCTACAAGGACATCTTCGCCGCCACCGGCGTGACCCCCAAGACCGCCGTCCTGCTGCATATCAACGACAGTTTCGGCATGGCCATGCTGGGCGGCATCAATGCCCTGATGCCCAAGCTCGACATGCCGTTCACCATCGTCGAGACCATCGCCTACGATCCCAAGGCCCGTGACCTGTCCATCGAGGTGTCCAAGGCCAAGGCGGCCAAGGCCGACTTCATCATGACGGTGACGCGCCTCAACGACGCCATCTTGCTGGTCCGCGAAATGGTCAAGCAGCAGGTGGAGACCATGGGCATCATCAGCCCCGGCGCTCCCGGCATGTACGACAAGCAGTTCTTCAAGGCCTTGGGCAAATACGCCGAATACTGCACCACCAATGTGCCGTGGTTCGACCCCAAGCAGGAAATGGCCAAGTCTCTGGAAAAGACCTTCGAGAAGGCCTTCCCCGAGGAAAGCTGCGACCTCAATGTCGGCTTCACCTTCGAGGCCGTGCTGATCGCCGCCGACGCCCATAAGCGGGCCGGTTCCAACGATCCGCAGGCGCTGACCGAGGCACTGCGCACCACCAATCTCAGCCAGCGCGTCATGCTGGGCGGCGCCATCAAGTTCGAGGCCAATGGCCAGAACATGAACCTGATCTCGGCGGCGGTGCAGAATCTGGGCGGCAAGCCGACGGTGACTTTGCCCGCCGCTTCGGCCGAAGCCAAGCCCATCTTCCCCATGCCGCCCTTCAAGGGACGCGGCTAG
- a CDS encoding phosphoribosylaminoimidazolesuccinocarboxamide synthase yields the protein MLLAAAIRAAIPGVLTEAEFPELPNYYRGKVRENYDLPDGRRILISTDRQSAFDQVLAAVPFKGQVLTQTARFWFEATKDICPNHVIEYPDPNVVVGKRLDMLPIEMVVRDYLTGSTDTSIWSMYKAGRRNMYGLDFADGMVKNDKLPLTILTPTTKADVGGHDAPISPADVVARGLLTQAQWDELARLSLALFARGREIAAKHGLILVDTKFEFGVDGQGRITLADEILTPDSSRYWKADSYAGRHARAEEPESLDKEFLRIWIAARCDPYTQPIPVIPDDTLVEFSAKYISLFETVTGLPFEAPSSAETVKDRIRRNLARYLP from the coding sequence ATGCTCTTAGCCGCCGCGATCCGCGCCGCCATCCCCGGCGTGCTTACCGAAGCCGAGTTCCCCGAACTGCCCAACTACTATCGTGGCAAGGTGCGCGAGAACTATGACCTGCCCGACGGGCGGCGCATCCTGATTTCCACAGATCGCCAGAGCGCCTTTGATCAGGTGCTGGCGGCGGTGCCGTTCAAGGGGCAGGTCCTGACTCAGACGGCACGCTTTTGGTTCGAGGCGACCAAGGATATCTGCCCCAACCATGTGATCGAATATCCCGACCCCAATGTGGTGGTGGGCAAGCGTCTGGACATGCTGCCCATCGAGATGGTGGTGCGCGACTATCTGACGGGCTCCACCGACACCTCCATCTGGTCCATGTACAAGGCGGGGCGGCGGAATATGTACGGCCTCGACTTCGCCGACGGCATGGTGAAGAACGACAAACTGCCTTTGACCATCCTGACGCCCACCACCAAGGCCGATGTTGGCGGCCATGACGCCCCCATTTCGCCCGCCGATGTGGTGGCGCGCGGGCTTCTCACCCAGGCTCAGTGGGACGAACTGGCGCGCCTGTCCCTGGCCCTGTTTGCCCGTGGGCGCGAGATCGCGGCAAAGCACGGGCTGATCCTGGTGGACACCAAGTTCGAGTTCGGGGTGGACGGGCAGGGGCGCATTACGCTGGCCGACGAGATCCTGACCCCTGATTCCAGCCGCTATTGGAAGGCCGACAGCTATGCCGGGCGCCATGCTCGGGCTGAGGAGCCGGAAAGCCTGGACAAGGAATTCCTGCGCATCTGGATCGCCGCGCGTTGCGATCCCTATACCCAGCCCATTCCGGTCATTCCCGACGACACCCTGGTGGAGTTTTCCGCCAAGTACATCTCGCTGTTCGAGACGGTGACTGGCTTGCCCTTTGAGGCGCCGTCATCAGCAGAGACGGTCAAGGATCGCATCCGCCGCAATCTGGCGCGCTATCTGCCCTGA
- a CDS encoding CBS domain-containing protein, translated as MLVSDILAKKGNKIFKILPSKAMIDAVQGMAAFKVGAVLVVDEKDNTLGIFTERDVTRCLAAHGAPVLAEPVGDHMTRNPLTCQGSDTVASVMSTMSTHHFRHMPVMDNGQMKGIVSIRDLVSNSLERAEFEAEAMRAYVTAG; from the coding sequence ATGCTGGTTTCCGATATCCTTGCCAAGAAGGGCAATAAGATTTTCAAGATCCTGCCTTCCAAGGCCATGATCGACGCCGTCCAGGGGATGGCGGCCTTCAAGGTGGGCGCGGTTCTGGTGGTGGACGAGAAGGACAATACCCTGGGAATCTTCACCGAGCGCGACGTCACCCGCTGTCTGGCCGCCCACGGCGCCCCCGTCCTGGCGGAACCGGTCGGCGATCACATGACCCGCAATCCGCTGACCTGCCAGGGAAGCGACACGGTGGCCTCGGTGATGAGCACCATGTCCACCCATCACTTCCGCCACATGCCAGTCATGGATAATGGCCAGATGAAGGGCATCGTCTCCATCCGCGATCTGGTGTCCAACAGCCTAGAACGCGCCGAATTCGAGGCCGAAGCCATGCGAGCCTACGTCACCGCGGGCTGA
- the radC gene encoding RadC family protein, with protein sequence MTKLAGASPSTGQTAEHKGHRERLRSRFLDAPEALPDYELLELLLGAAIPQRDTKPLAKALIKRFGSFADVITADVEDLKTIDGIKDVAAAVLKVVREAAIRLARAPVLNNSVISSWDVLLDYCRTAMNTLPTEQFRLLFLDRKNTLIADEVQQTGTVDHTPLYPREVVKRALALHASAIVMVHNHPSGDPKPSRADMEMTRAVKDALAAVGIALHDHVVVGRKGHSSFKAMGLL encoded by the coding sequence ATGACGAAACTCGCCGGGGCATCCCCCTCGACGGGTCAGACGGCGGAGCACAAGGGCCACCGGGAAAGGCTGCGCTCCCGCTTTCTCGATGCCCCCGAGGCCCTGCCCGACTATGAATTGCTGGAACTTCTGCTGGGCGCCGCCATTCCGCAGAGGGACACCAAACCGCTGGCCAAGGCGCTGATCAAACGCTTTGGCAGTTTCGCCGACGTGATCACCGCCGATGTGGAAGACCTCAAGACCATCGACGGCATCAAGGACGTGGCCGCCGCTGTTCTGAAAGTAGTGCGCGAAGCCGCCATCCGGCTGGCCCGCGCCCCGGTGCTCAATAATTCGGTGATCTCCAGTTGGGACGTGCTGCTCGATTACTGCCGCACCGCCATGAACACCTTGCCCACGGAACAGTTCCGCCTGCTCTTTCTCGACCGCAAGAACACCCTGATCGCCGACGAGGTCCAGCAGACCGGAACCGTGGATCATACCCCGCTCTACCCGCGCGAGGTTGTTAAACGCGCCCTGGCTCTTCACGCCAGCGCCATAGTGATGGTTCATAATCACCCGAGCGGCGACCCCAAGCCGTCGCGGGCCGACATGGAGATGACCCGCGCCGTCAAGGACGCCCTGGCCGCCGTGGGTATCGCGCTTCACGACCATGTGGTGGTCGGACGCAAGGGCCATTCAAGCTTCAAGGCCATGGGGCTGCTATAG
- a CDS encoding acyltransferase family protein, with product MLLDHVRWLSAFAVLCGHSRNALFLPYVQFPDLGLAGKVFYALTNLQNEAVICFFVISGLLVGGKLLDYAGRSEFPLRAYVIDRLSRLYVVLIPALALSYGVAALGYCQGDGVSEWLGAVFYLQHILVRNTACNMPLWSLANEFWYYALGLAAVLAWRGSRLALGAGIAVAALLLLADSWNSQNVLLYLPFWAAGMMVFWLPRPVTGRWAALALFGAALLVSRSHILDGIFWLRDALIAMALVLFLATAAHKPSSGHPGRSADWGRRLAGFSFTLYLTHWPVLLLYTGWVEANYDALYPLDPRRIGSYATWFGAVLVCVAFAASAALVTEAKTAHVRAFVRTKLGA from the coding sequence GTGCTTCTGGATCATGTGCGATGGCTTTCGGCTTTCGCAGTCCTGTGCGGCCATTCCCGCAACGCGCTGTTCCTGCCCTATGTCCAGTTTCCCGATCTGGGACTGGCCGGAAAGGTTTTTTACGCCCTGACCAATCTGCAGAACGAGGCGGTCATCTGCTTTTTCGTCATCAGCGGTCTTCTGGTCGGCGGTAAATTGCTGGACTATGCCGGGCGTTCCGAATTTCCCCTGCGGGCCTATGTCATCGATCGGCTGTCGCGGCTTTACGTCGTGCTGATTCCGGCCCTGGCCTTGAGTTATGGCGTGGCGGCGCTTGGCTACTGCCAAGGTGATGGGGTCTCGGAATGGCTGGGGGCGGTGTTCTACCTCCAGCATATCCTGGTGCGCAATACGGCCTGCAACATGCCTTTGTGGAGTCTGGCCAACGAGTTCTGGTACTACGCCCTGGGGTTGGCGGCGGTGCTGGCTTGGCGGGGAAGCCGCCTTGCCTTGGGAGCCGGAATCGCCGTGGCGGCGCTGTTGCTGCTTGCCGATTCATGGAACAGCCAGAACGTCCTGCTCTATCTGCCCTTTTGGGCGGCGGGGATGATGGTGTTCTGGTTGCCGCGCCCCGTGACCGGGCGATGGGCGGCTCTGGCTCTGTTTGGGGCGGCTTTGCTTGTGTCGCGTAGTCACATTCTGGACGGCATTTTCTGGCTGCGCGATGCCTTGATCGCCATGGCTCTGGTTCTCTTCCTGGCGACGGCGGCCCATAAACCGTCTTCGGGCCATCCAGGTCGTTCGGCCGATTGGGGGCGGCGGTTGGCCGGATTTTCCTTTACCCTCTACCTGACCCATTGGCCGGTGCTGCTGCTTTATACTGGCTGGGTGGAGGCCAATTACGACGCGCTTTATCCGCTGGACCCCAGGCGGATAGGGTCCTACGCCACATGGTTTGGAGCGGTTTTGGTGTGTGTGGCGTTCGCGGCATCGGCGGCGCTGGTTACCGAGGCGAAAACCGCCCATGTCAGGGCATTCGTCCGCACCAAGCTTGGGGCCTAG
- a CDS encoding transcriptional regulator, translating to MFADNTLTPKEAVRLCALGTIASQPMRYSELAGSVRHFTSRIMGPSLELMGISIELLRYEGLVEAVDDGQGMEDDAMLAISAAGRRELHSLLTARLRPGSDLSKLVVALKMRFLGLMEAEERAHQIDLLIEGVDSELARLADLRGSDGEGGSALAAWLDHDMALLESRLAWLEDFRARL from the coding sequence ATGTTCGCCGACAACACATTGACCCCCAAGGAAGCCGTGCGCCTGTGCGCGCTGGGAACCATCGCGTCCCAGCCCATGCGCTACAGCGAACTGGCCGGGTCGGTGCGGCACTTCACCAGCCGGATCATGGGCCCCAGCCTGGAATTGATGGGCATCTCCATCGAATTGCTGCGCTATGAAGGGCTGGTCGAGGCCGTGGACGACGGCCAGGGCATGGAAGACGATGCCATGCTTGCCATCTCGGCGGCCGGGCGGCGCGAATTGCACAGCCTGCTGACCGCCCGGCTTCGCCCCGGCTCGGACCTGTCCAAGCTGGTGGTGGCGTTGAAGATGCGCTTCCTCGGCCTGATGGAGGCGGAGGAACGCGCCCACCAGATCGACCTGCTGATCGAAGGCGTCGACAGCGAACTGGCCCGCCTTGCCGATCTGCGCGGCAGCGATGGCGAGGGTGGCAGCGCCCTGGCGGCATGGCTGGACCATGACATGGCCCTGCTGGAAAGCCGTCTGGCCTGGCTGGAAGACTTCCGCGCCCGCCTCTAG